A genomic segment from Garra rufa chromosome 5, GarRuf1.0, whole genome shotgun sequence encodes:
- the casr gene encoding extracellular calcium-sensing receptor — protein sequence MRFYLKLYLHYLVLLGFSGVISIYGPHQRAQRTGDILLGGLFPIHFGVASKDQDLAARPESTECVRYNFRGFRWLQSMIFAIEEINNSSTLLPNITLGYRIFDTCNTVSKALEASLSFVAQNKIDSLNLDEFCNCTGNIPSTIAVVGASGSAVSTAVADLLGLFYIPQISYASSSRLLSNKNQYKSFMRTIPTDEYQAIAMAAIIDHFQWNWVIAIASDDEYGRPGIEKFENEMFHRDICIDLNVLISQYIDEAEIRRLADRIENSSAKVIAVFASGPDIEPLIKEMVRRNVTDRVWLASEAWASSSLVAKPEYLDVMGGTIGFVLRAGHIPGFKEFLQQVHPKKSSHNEFVREFWEETFNCYLEDSPRNEDSENGSTSFRPLCTGEEDIASVETPYLDYTHLRISYNVYVAVYAIAQALQDILTCTPGKGLFANGSCADIRKVEAWQVLKQLRHLNFINSIGERVRFDNGSELSANYTIINWHRSLEDGSVVFKEVGYYSVHNKNGAKLSIDKTQILWNGRLTEVPFSNCSEECEPGTRKGIIDGEPTCCFECTECSDGEYSDHKDASVCSKCPNNSWSNGNHTSCFLKEIEFLSWTEPFGIALALFAVLGVLLTAFVLGVFVQFRDTPIVKASNRELSFVLLFSLICCFSSSLIFIGEPQDWTCRLRQPAFGISFVLCISCILVKTNRVLLVFEAKIPTSLHRKWWGLNLQFLLVFLFTFVQVMICVVWLYNAPPGSYKNYDFDEIIFITCNEGSMMALGFLIGYTCLLAAVCFFFAFKSRKLPENFTEAKFITFSMLIFFIVWISFIPAYFSTYGKFVSAVEVIAILASSFSLLACIFFNKVYIILLKPSRNTIEEVRCSTAAHAFKAAAKATLRHSSASRKRSSSVGGSSASSPSSSISLKTNGNETESPSTRRHSHKPRVSFGSGTVSFSLSFEEARKNSVK from the exons ATGAGGTTTTATCTGAAGCTTTACCTGCATTACCTGGTTCTGCTGGGTTTCAGCGGGGTCATTTCGATCTATGGACCACACCAGAGGGCCCAGAGAACAGGTGACATACTGCTAGGAGGGCTTTTTCCAATACACTTTGGAGTGGCATCCAAAGACCAGGATCTTGCAGCGAGGCCAGAGTCAACTGAGTGTGTCAG ATATAACTTTCGTGGATTCCGTTGGCTACAGTCTATGATCTTTGCCATAGAAGAAATCAACAACAGCTCTACTCTTCTTCCAAACATCACGCTTGGCTACCGTATATTTGACACATGTAACACTGTCTCGAAAGCCCTGGAGGCGTCGCTGAGCTTTGTTGCACAGAATAAGATCGATTCACTCAACTTGGACGAGTTCTGTAACTGCACAGGGAACATCCCATCAACCATTGCAGTGGTTGGGGCATCCGGATCTGCAGTATCTACAGCCGTGGCTGACCTTCTGGGCCTCTTCTACATTCCTCAG ATCAGCTATGCTTCATCCAGTCGACTTTTGAGCAACAAGAATCAGTACAAATCGTTCATGAGAACTATTCCCACAGATGAGTATCAGGCCATTGCCATGGCTGCCATCATTGACCACTTCCAGTGGAACTGGGTGATTGCCATCGCCTCCGACGATGAGTATGGCCGTCCGGGTATCGAAAAGTTTGAGAACGAAATGTTTCATAGAGACATCTGCATTGATCttaatgttttaatttcacaATACATCGATGAAGCTGAGATTCGCCGGCTGGCAGACCGCATCGAAAACTCGTCTGCTAAAGTCATTGCTGTGTTTGCAAGTGGACCAGACATCGAGCCACTTATTAAAGAGATGGTGAGGCGAAACGTCACAGATCGTGTTTGGTTGGCGAGTGAGGCGTGGGCCAGCTCTAGCCTGGTTGCCAAGCCAGAGTACCTTGATGTCATGGGAGGAACGATTGGCTTTGTGCTGAGGGCTGGCCATATACCTGGCTTTAAAGAATTCTTACAGCAAGTGCACCCAAAAAAGTCCAGCCATAATGAATTTGTGAGGGAATTTTGGGAGGAGACTTTTAACTGTTACCTAGAAGATAGTCCGAGGAATGAGGACAGTGAAAACGGCAGTACAAGTTTCAGACCTCTGTGCACTGGTGAAGAAGACATTGCAAGTGTGGAGACGCCGTACCTGGACTACACACACCTAAGGATTTCTTACAACGTGTATGTAGCTGTTTATGCCATAGCACAAGCACTTCAGGACATACTTACCTGCACACCTGGAAAGGGATTGTTTGCTAATGGCTCTTGTGCAGACATTAGGAAAGTTGAAGCATGGCAG GTTCTGAAACAACTGAGACACCTCAACTTCATAAACAGCATAGGGGAGAGGGTGCGCTTTGACAACGGCAGTGAGCTCTCAGCAAATTATACCATCATAAACTGGCATCGATCACTTGAGGATGGTTCTGTTGTATTTAAGGAGGTTGGCTATTACAGCGTACATAACAAGAATGGAGCCAAACTTTCCATTGACAAGACACAAATACTATGGAACGGCCGTCTAACTGAG GTACCATTTTCCAACTGCAGTGAAGAGTGTGAACCTGGAACCAGAAAAGGAATTATTGATGGCGAACCCACATGCTGCTTCGAGTGTACAGAGTGCTCAGACGGGGAGTACAGTGATCATAAAG ATGCCAGTGTTTGCTCTAAATGCCCAAACAACTCCTGGTCTAACGGCAATCACACATCTTGCTTTCTAAAGGAGATTGAGTTTCTGTCCTGGACTGAACCGTTTGGAATCGCTTTGGCCTTATTTGCAGTTCTCGGGGTTCTGTTAACAGCTTTTGTGTTGGGTGTTTTTGTGCAATTCCGTGACACGCCAATTGTGAAAGCGTCCAACCGAGAGCTGTCGTTTGTTTTGCTTTTCTCCCTCATCTGTTGTTTCTCCAGCTCTCTTATATTCATCGGTGAACCGCAGGACTGGACGTGCCGCTTACGCCAACCAGCTTTCGGAATCAGCTTTGTGTTATGCATCTCTTGCATTCTAGTTAAAACCAATCGCGTCCTACTGGTGTTTGAAGCCAAAATCCCCACTAGTCTCCATCGTAAATGGTGGGGCCTGAACCTGCAGTTCTTACTGGTGTTCCTGTTCACGTTTGTGCAGGTGATGATCTGCGTGGTTTGGTTGTACAACGCTCCACCAGGGAGTTACAAGAACTATGACTTTGATGAAATCATCTTCATCACCTGTAACGAGGGCTCCATGATGGCGTTGGGATTCCTCATCGGTTATACGTGCCTGCTGGCCGCCGTTTGTTTCTTCTTCGCGTTCAAGTCTCGAAAACTTCCCGAAAACTTCACTGAGGCCAAGTTCATAACATTCAGCATGCTCATTTTTTTCATTGTTTGGATCTCCTTCATCCCTGCATACTTCAGCACCTATGGCAAATTTGTTTCGGCGGTCGAGGTCATTGCCATTCTGGCTTCCAGCTTCAGTTTGCTAGCTTGTATCTTTTTTAACAAGGTCTACATTATTCTCTTAAAACCATCCAGGAACACGATTGAGGAGGTTCGTTGCAGCACAGCAGCTCACGCTTTCAAAGCAGCAGCGAAAGCGACGCTACGGCACAGTTCTGCCTCCAGGAAGAGGTCAAGCAGTGTGGGAGGATCCTCTGCCTCCTCGCCTTCTTCGTCTATCAGCCTGAAGACCAATGGCAATGAAACGGAGTCCCCCTCTACACGGAGACATAGTCACAAACCAAGGGTGAGCTTCGGAAGCGGAACGGTCAGTTTCTCCTTAAGCTTTGAGGAAGCTAGAAAGAACTCGGTCAAATGA